Proteins co-encoded in one Natronorubrum daqingense genomic window:
- the cyaB gene encoding class IV adenylate cyclase, protein MYEVEVKVPADLEPVRTRLEALEATREGTLVQRDTYYDAPHRTFAETDEALRIRRESNAESGTDETRVTYKGPLLDDESKSREEFETGVGNDDTFDSILTNLGFEPAATVHKERERFELEGFTVTLDSVVDVGEYVEVEAEVEDEADLASAREAVYAVLERLELDPDEQIRTSYLGLLLEA, encoded by the coding sequence ATGTACGAAGTCGAAGTGAAGGTTCCCGCCGACCTCGAGCCCGTTCGGACCCGACTCGAGGCACTCGAGGCGACGCGGGAGGGGACGCTCGTCCAGCGAGATACGTACTACGACGCGCCACACCGGACCTTCGCCGAAACCGACGAAGCGCTGCGAATCCGTCGAGAGTCGAACGCCGAATCGGGCACAGACGAGACGCGAGTGACCTACAAGGGGCCCCTGCTCGACGACGAATCCAAGAGTCGCGAGGAGTTCGAAACGGGCGTTGGGAACGACGACACGTTCGATTCGATTCTCACGAACCTCGGGTTCGAACCCGCCGCGACGGTTCACAAGGAACGCGAGCGGTTCGAACTCGAGGGATTCACAGTTACGCTTGACTCGGTCGTCGATGTCGGCGAGTACGTGGAAGTCGAGGCCGAAGTCGAGGACGAAGCCGACCTCGCGTCGGCCCGCGAAGCGGTGTACGCGGTGCTCGAGCGACTCGAACTCGATCCGGACGAACAGATTCGAACGTCGTATCTGGGGCTGTTGCTCGAGGCGTGA